From Salvia splendens isolate huo1 chromosome 3, SspV2, whole genome shotgun sequence, a single genomic window includes:
- the LOC121794549 gene encoding uncharacterized protein LOC121794549 gives MVFAEPLLFLYDSDETGSSARLSFSSEFLDESNFITIFPNPRADREERAAVDFEFLSGNLTGMIAADELFSEGKLIPFQQIHLAEKLDKISLKPEEEARKKDQERRMSWFVDDDPSPRPPKCTVLWKELLKLKKPRPSTLSPPNSSSSSSSSRTSSVRGEVVKESGESSKRVKKGKERTRSFSIRIRPVLNVPICTQPKNAALPPLFSSRTGR, from the coding sequence ATGGTCTTCGCGGAGCCCCTCCTTTTTCTCTATGACTCCGACGAGACGGGATCCAGTGCCCGATTATCCTTCTCGTCTGAGTTTCTCGACGAGAGCAACTTCATCACCATATTCCCCAACCCAAGGGCAGACAGGGAGGAGCGGGCCGCGGTTGACTTCGAGTTCCTCTCAGGAAACCTAACCGGCATGATCGCCGCCGACGAGCTCTTCAGCGAAGGAAAGCTGATCCCTTTCCAGCAAATCCACCTCGCCGAGAAGCTCGACAAAATTAGCCTGAAACCAGAAGAAGAAGCTAGAAAGAAGGATCAGGAGAGAAGGATGAGCTGGTTCGTCGACGACGATCCGTCTCCTAGGCCTCCCAAATGCACTGTTTTGTGGAAGGAGCTGCTCAAGCTGAAGAAGCCTCGCCCTTCCACACTCTCTCCGCCTAattcatcatcttcttcctcctcgtcccgAACTTCTTCAGTTCGGGGAGAGGTAGTGAAGGAGAGCGGGGAAAGTAGCAAGAGAGTGAAGAAAGGGAAGGAGAGGACGCGGTCGTTTAGTATACGGATTAGGCCGGTTTTGAATGTGCCTATCTGCACGCAGCCGAAGAACGCCGCTCTGCCGCCATTGTTTTCCTCAAGGACAGGTAGATGA